A genomic stretch from Ammospiza nelsoni isolate bAmmNel1 chromosome 32, bAmmNel1.pri, whole genome shotgun sequence includes:
- the LOC132085785 gene encoding cyclic AMP-dependent transcription factor ATF-7-like, translating to MGDDRPFVCSAPGCGQRFTNEDHLAVHKHKHELTLKFGPARTDSVIIADQTPTPTRFLKNCEEVGLFNELASSFEHEFKKAAEDDEKKGSGALDMSLPSTPDVRIKEEEPLDVDSSPPESPAAARPRSPQRDRDRDRDRDRDRDKAGPPKAVVLSTPTPTIVRPGSLPLHLGYDSLHAAATLPSPTSVITQAPPASRHLGSPSSSLPLVVQLANGQTVPVLPGPPVQMPSVISLARPVAMVPNIPGIPGPPGSSSSSSSSGSLSPSALPVHSEAKLRLKASLAASSSLNGSSLAVGSASTLVTARPEQSQGGQHPDTPSPAQPQVSPAQPTPSSGGRRRRAADEDPDERRQRFLERNRAAASRCRQKRKLWVSSLEKKAEELTSQNIQLSNEVTLLRNEVAQLKQLLLAHKDCPVTALQKKSQGYLESPKESSEPSGSPAPVIQHSSASAAPNGLRSAAEAVASSVLAHMAGQRTELAVPAAAPVIMAPQGHSAGR from the exons ATGGGTGACGACCGGCCCTTCGTGTGCAGCGCCCCGGGCTGCGGACAG AGGTTCACCAACGAGGACCACCTGGCCGTGCACAAGCACAAGCACGAGCTGACGCTCAAGTTCGGCCCCGCTCGCACCGACTCCGTCATCATCGCAG ATCAGACCCCGACCCCGACGCGGTTCCTGAAGAACTGTGAGGAGGTGGGGCTGTTCAACGAGCTGGCCAGCTCCTTCGAGCACGAGTTCAAGAAAGCGGCCGAGGATGACGAGAAAAAG GGCTCGGGCGCCCTGGACATGTCGCTGCCCTCCACGCCGGACGTGCGGATCAAGGAGGAGGAGCCGCTGGACGTGGACTCGTCCCCGCCCGAGAGCCCCgcggcggcgcggccccgctCGCCCCAGCGGGACCGGGACAGGgaccgggacagggacagggacagggacaag GCGGGCCCCCCCAAGGCCGTGGTCCTGTCCACCCCCACGCCCACCATCGTGCGGCCGGGCTCGCTGCCGCTGCACCTGGGCTACGACAGCCTGCACGCCGCGGCCACGCTGCCCTCGCCAACCTCGGTCATCACGCAGGCACCGCCCGCCAGCCGGCACCTGGG ctctcccagctcctccctccctctcgtCGTGCAGCTCGCCAACGGCCAGACCGTGCCCGTGCTGCCCGGGCCCCCCGTGCAGATGCCGTCTGTCATCTCG CTGGCCCGGCCCGTGGCCATGGTGCCCAACATCCCTGGCATCCCCGGGCCccccggcagcagcagcagcagcagcagcagcgggtcCCTGTCGCCCTCAGCACTCCCGGTGCACTCGGAAGCCAAACTG AGGCTGAAGGCCAGCCTGGCAGCCTCCTCCTCGCTGAACGGCAGCAGCCTGGCCGTGGGCTCGGCCAGCACCCTGGTGACCGCGCGGCcggagcagagccaggggggACAGCACCCCGACACGCCGTCCCCGGCCCAGccacag GTGTCCCCGGCCCAGCCCACGCCCAGCTCCGGGGGCCGGCGCCGGCGCGCGGCTGACGAGGACCCGGACGAGCGCCGGCAGCGCTTCCTGGAGCGGAACCGCGCGGCCGCCTCGCGCTGCCGGCAGAAACGCAAGCTCTGGGTGTCCTCGCTGGAGAAGAAAGCCGAGGAGCTCACCAGCCAGAACATCCAGCTCAGC AACGAGGTGACGCTGCTCAGGAACGAGGTGGCGCagctgaagcagctgctgctggcccacAAGGACTGTCCCGTCACGGCCCTGCAGAAGAAGAGCCAGGGCTACCTGG AGAGCCCCAAGGAGAGCTCGGAGCCCTCGGGCTCGCCCGCGCCCGTCATCCAGCACAGCTCGGCCTCGGCCGCCCCCAACGGGCTCCGCTCGGCCGCCGAGGCCGTGGCCAGCTCGGTGCTGGCCCACATGGCCGGGCAAAGGACAGAGCTGGCCGTGCCCGCGGCCGCGCCCGTCATCATGGCCCCACAGGGACACTCTGCGGGCAGATGA